The Tolypothrix sp. PCC 7712 region AAGTCTTTGGCTTGCATCTGCCCCAGTGCTTTGGCTGCGGCACTACGGACATTCCAGTTAGAATCTTTGAGGAGTGCGGCGACGTTGGCGGCAAAGTCTTTGGCTTGCATCTGCGCCAATGCATCGGCTGCGGCACTACGAGCATCAGAGTCAGAATCTTTGAGGAGTGCGGCGACGTTGGCGGCAAAGTCTTTGGCTTGCATCTGCGCCAATGCATCGGCTGCGGCTCTACGAGCATCAGAGTCAGAATCTTTGAGGAGTGCGGCGATGTTGGCGGCATAGTCTTTAGCTTGCAGCTGCCCCAGTGCCGAGGCTGCGGCTCTACGAACATATGATTCAGAATCTTTGAGGAGTGCGGCGACGTTGGCGGCAAAGTCTTTGGCTTGCATCTGCCCCAGTGCCGAGGCTGCGGCTCTACGAGAAAGGCTCTTTTCTTCTTTTTCTTCTGTGTCTGGTGGCAATAGCTGCTTAACAAGCAGATTTACAACATCTTGATAGTTGGGAATTTGCTTTTTGGGATTATCTAGCTTGTATTCTCCCAATTTATTTACCGCTTCTAGCCTCACTCCAGCATAGGGGTCTGCCAGGGCTGCGAGAATGCCTTTAATTTCCCAATCTTGAGGCTTGGGTTTGGGTTCTTCTTCGGCATTTACCCAACTCAGGGAAAAGATAACAGTTAGTACACAAGTAAAAATAAACAGGAAAATCCGCGATAACCTGCGACGGTTGCCGGCATTTTTGGGCATGATGGGGAGACAGAACAAAAGGCTCTTAGTTGTCATTTGTTCTTGGTCATTTGTCCTTTGTCCAATTAAGTTAGTGTAGCAGTGGGATTGGCTGGGTGGGAAGAAGGGGGAAAGGGGAAGGGGGAAGGGGGAAGGGGGAAAATTAAGGGATTCACAACCAATTAGATCTGGTTGTTTACCAATGAGCGCTCATCCATAGAGAACATCGGTTCCTTCATGACCAACGTGATCGGGTTGTCTATCAATGAGCGCTCATCCATAGAGAACATCGGTTCCTTCACAACCAACGTGATCGGGTTGTCTATCAATGAGCGCTCATCCATAGAGAACATCGGTTCCTTCACAACCAACGTGATCGGGTTGTCTATCAATGAGCGCTCCTTCGTTCACAACCAGCGCTCATTCACAACCAATGAGGTCTCATTTATTGAAAAGGCGATCGCTTTGTCTATGAATAAGGGATTTCCAAGAAATAAATTATTCCATCTTGTGGGGCGGGCATCTTGCCCGCGACATAATCTGGGCGGACAAGATGTCCACCCCACAATAAATACTGGGATATTTTTTTATTTGGAAGTCCCTAAGGGATTTCCAAGAAATAAATTATTCTATCTTGTGGGGCGGGCATCTTGCCAGTGGTGTCAACTTAAGGTGAAACCCGCTTGGGTACTAGGTTTCGCCCTCACCCCCAGCCCCTCTCCCAGAGAGCTACGGTGTACACACAAGTCTTAAAATTCCCCCTAGTACTTGGTTTCGTCATCTAACTAATGGTTGTGCGATCGCTCTGGAAGCCTGTCATTGCGTTCGCGTAGCGTCTCGTAGAGAGGAGGAACGACGTTCGCGGAGCGTTCTCGAAGAGTAGCAATCGCAAAAACCACGGGATTATGTGATTACTTCGCTCCGCTATCGCTGCGCTCGTAATGACATTTTAAGGGGACTATAACGCCTGAAACCCTTGTAGATAGTACTTGTGTGTACACCATAGCTCCCAGAGAGAGAAGGGAGCAAGAGATTTAATTCCCCTTCTCCCGCAGGAGAAGGGGTTAGGGGATGAGGGCGCGAGGTATTTGTACAAGGCAGTGCCTTGCCCTTAATTCCTCTACCTCACAAATTAATTTGCTTGCTTTAGACAACGCTGCAGAATTTCCGCCAAAATTTGCACCCGAGGTTCTCTTAACATCCCATAGTGTTCACCAGGAATATCAAGAATTTCTACATTCCCAGCTACTAAATTGCTCCAACCGAAATCAGCCGAGAGCGTTTCTTGTGGACGTTGAATTTTACAACGGTAAAGAGAGACGTTACCTGGATAAATTCCCTGAGGTTTGTAATCTTCGGCTGCTTGTTCGTTACAGTCAATCAAATTTAAGTATTGGGGAGTGAGAGTTTGTAGTTCAGATAATCCCTCTAGTAATCCTTGCTTATAATTTACTTGACCAGAGCGGTAGAGTACCCGAGCTTTGATGTAATTCCACCTGTCTTTATGCTCAAGTTGCCAGATATTATTTAAATGAATCTGGATACATTGAAGCAAAGATGGACGAATACTGACAAAATTGGGAGCGCTACGATCAAACAATGCTAAGTGTGCAACATTCTGTCCTTGAGCATTTAATTGTCGTGCCATTTCAAAAGCAACTAGTCCACCAAAAGAATAACCAGCTAGAAAATAAGGGCCATTGGGCTGAACAGAGCGAATGGCTTCGACATAGTGTTGAGCCATATCTTCAACCCGTCGTAGCGGCTGTTGTTTCCCATCTAAGCCTACAGCTTGTATGCCATAAACTGGCTGATCTGGGTCAAGATAACGTGCCACCGCCTGATACTCTAAAATGTTGCCACCAACAGGATGAACACAGAATAAAGGTGGTTTTTGTTCGCCGGGTTTAATTAGTACTAAAGATGACCAAGGTGCTGACCAGCCGGATTCGCGGAGCACACCAGCTAGCTGCTCAATTGTCTGTGCCTGGAAGAGAGTAGCCAAAGGCAATTTTTGATCGCACATCTTCTCTATTTCGGCAAACAAGCGTACAGCTAATAGCGAATGACCACCTAATTCAAAAAAGTTATCTTTAATGCCGATAGGTCGCACATTTAGAATATCTTCCCAAATTTTCGTCAGCCGCACTTCTAATTCTTCTTGGGGAGCGACAAAAGTAGCTTCTGTCCCTTGTCTTATGTTGTCTATTGCAGGTAAGGCGCGGCGATCCACTTTGCCACTGGGAGTTAGTGGTAAAGACTCTAGCATCACAAAAGCAGCAGGCAGCATATAATCTGGTAATTTTTGCTGTAAGAAGTGCCGTAATTCGCTGCTAGTAGGCGCAGGTTCTTGATGAGGAACAAAATAAGCTACTAAGCGTTTATCACCAGGAATATCTTCACGCACAATGATGCTTACCTGAGCTATGGCTGGGTGTTGGCTCAGTAAAGCTTCTATCTCTCCCAATTCGATGCGGAAGCCGCGGACTTTGACTTGATTATCTATGCGTCCCAGATATTCAATGTTGCCGTCATTCAAATAACGGCACAAGTCCCCAGTTTTATAAAGCCGTGCATTTGGATCATTGCTCAAGGGATTGGGAATAAATCTTGCTGATGTTAAATCGTCGCGATTGAGATAACCTCTAGCTAGACAATCACCGCCAATATACAACTCCCCAGCTACACCGATGGGCACTGGTTGCATACGAGAGTCAAGAATATATATCTGAGTATTGGCGATCGCTTTCCCAATTGGTGGTAATTTTGGCCAATTCTGGACTGAATTATCTAAGGTAAAAGTAGTGACTACATGGCTTTCCGATGGGCCATAGTGATTGTGTAAAGTGCAATTTGTGACCTGCGTAAAAAATTCCTGAATGGCAGGGGTAATCTGCAATTGTTCACCAGCAGTAATCACTTCTCGCAGATGTTGGGGGAATAATTTAGCTGTAACTGCTACTTCTGCTAGTTGTTGTAAGGCTACAAAGGGGAGAAATAGTCTATTAACAGCTTTTTGGTTGAGTAAGTTTAATAAAGCTAATGGATCGCGGCGTAATTCCTCTGCAATCAATACTAATGTTCCGCCTGAACACCAAGTAGAGAACATTTCTTGGAAGGAAACATCAAAGCTGATGGGCGAAAATTGCAGAGTTTTTGCTTCACCTAGAACGGTGGTATTTTCTAGTTGCCACAAGATGAGATTACAAAGGGCCATTTGAGTCATCGCTACCCCTTTTGGCATCCCTGTGGAACCTGATGTATGGATTACATAAGCGAGATTTTCTGGTTTAACCCCAGTGACTAAATTCTCGTGACTTTCTTGGTTAATATCACTCCAGTTACTATCTAAACAAACAACTTTTGTTTCATCTGCTGGCAATTCTGCCACTAAATTTTTTGTCGTCACCAGCACCATTGCTTGCGAGTTTTTGAGCATAAAACTCAATCTATCTTTGGGATAAGCCGGATCTAAAGGTACATAAGCTCCCCCGGCTTTGAGAATGCCTAATAATCCGACTACCATCTCTAAGGAGCGTTCTACACATATACCTACTCCTACATCTGGTTGCACTCCCAGCTTGCTCAAATAATGTGCTAGTTGATTTGCCCGATTATTTAACTCTCGATAGGTAAGTTTTTGCTCTTCAAAGACGACTGCTACTGCATTTGGAGTGCGCTCTACTTGCTCTGCAAATAACTGAGGCAAACATTTATCTTGGGGATAATCTATCTGAGTGTCGTTCCAGTCTACCAATAACTTTTGTTTTTCTGGTGCTGTTAGTAGCGGTAACTCAGAAATTGCTTGTTGGGGATTAGCTACGATTGCTGTCAGCAACACTTCAAAATTTGCTGCCATGCGGCTAATTGTGTCGCTATCAAACAAATCGGTATTATATTCCCATTCACACCGCAAGCCTTCTTCGTTCTTGGATGTGATTAAGAATAAAGTCAAATCAAACTGTGCTGTGTTCTTTTCTACAGAATACTCACTTAACTTTAAACCAGGAAGCTCTTGATTTTGTAAGAAAGGATTATCAGCAAAGACTAAAAGTACTTGAAATAATGGTGAATAACTTAAGTCTCGTTGCGGATGTAATTCTGCTACAAGTTTCTCAAAGGGCAAGTCAGAATGAGTATAAGCTCCCAAAGTCACTTCTTTGACCCGACCCAATAATTCCTGAACACTCAGTTCCCCAGACAAAGGAGTCCGCATCGCTAAAGTATTCACAAAAAAGCCTACTAAGCCGCTTATTTCCTGGCGATTTCTGTTAGCAAAAGGTACACCTACTACAATATCTTCGCTATTTGTATAGCGATAAAGCAAGATGTCAAATGCTGCTAACAGAGTCATGAATAAGGTCACCCCTTCCTTCTGACTCAATAAACTCAAACCTTGGATGAGTTCATGGGATAGCGTAAAATAGTGCGAACTACCTCGGTATGTTTGGACTGCTGGTCTTGGTCTATCTGTCGGTAATGGTAATAAGGCTGGTGCGCCTACCATTTGTTTTTGCCAATACCCCAGTAAGGATTCTAAAACTTCTCCCTGCAACCATTCTTGCTGCCACACAGCAAAGTCCCCATACTGGATAGGTAACTCTGCTAATTTTGGCGACTCTCCGTTACAAAATGCCGTATACAGTGCTTTCAATTCTTTGGAGATTACCGCCATTGATTCGCCATCTGTGGCTATGTGCTGCGTGACTAACAGCAGGATATGCTCCTCTGCGGCTATTTTCAGCAAGCAACCCCGCAGCATTAAGTCTTCTGATAAGTGGAAAATTCGCTGAGTTTCCTGGTTTAAATACTCTTTTACTGCGGTTTCTTGCTCTGATGGCGGATAGTTTTGTAAGTCAATGATTTGTAATTCTACTGGTCTTGGAGGACTAATTACCTGAATAGGTTCGCCATTTTCACTGATATAGTTTGTTCTTAATACTTCATGACGAGCGACTATGGCATCTAGAGATTGTTGTAATGCTTCTACATTCAATCTCCCAGTGAGGTGTACGGCTTGGAAAATATGATAATCTGACCTATTTGGTTCTAATTGGTGCAAAAACCACAAACTTTGTTGGGGATAAGATAACAAAGCTGAGTCTCTATTTGCTCTAGGGCGAATTGTCAACGCTTGAGAGTCTGTAGAAGCTGGTTCATCAGTTTTGGCAATGCTTAGAGTTCCCAGAAGTTCAGCTATGGTTGGTGTTTTAAATAGCTGATCTAAAGATAGTTCTAGTCCAGAATATGCTTTGAGGTCAATATTTTTTCTGAGCTTAGACAGCAGTTGAACTGCAACTAAAGAATCACCGCCTAATTCAAAGAAATTATCATCAAGTCCAATGTTATCAACGCCCAAAACCTGTTGCCAGATGTTGATAATAGTCTTCTCTAGCTGTTTTTGGGGTGTTTGAATTAGTTCAGTTTGGGATGATAATTGCTCAGAGACAGTCTCAGCTTCATCAAAAATATCTAGTGCTTTTGTTGCTGAGAGTTGAATTTTTTGTGTTGGCTTTGATGGTTCAACCCAATAGCGTTTCCTTTCAAAAGGATAAGTAGGTAAAGGAAGACGATAATGTGGCTGTTCACTATAAAAAGCTGACCAATTTATTTCTAAACCAGCTAACCACATTTGACCGAGATTATTTAGCAAGAAACTCACATCAGAATATTCATCTTGAGGATGACGAACTGAAGTCAGAGTAATTTGCTCTTTTGGTTTATCGGGATGGCGTTGAGCTAAAGTACTTAATGTCCTTCCTGGCCCGACTTCTAATAAAATTTGCTCTGGGTTATCAAAGAATTGTTTGATACCATCAGCAAAACGTACAGCTTGACGCAGATGTTGAGCGTAATAATTGGGGTTGGTAGCATCTTCAACCGTTATCCAAGTTCCAGTTACATTAGAAACAAAGGGAATGTTTGGCACATTCAGGCGAATTTGTTTCACCTTATCTGTAAACGGTTCTAATATTTCTGCCATCATTTGCGAATGGAAGGCATGGGAAGTATGCAAAAACCGTCCTTCAATTTCTTTTTCTGCTAACTGTTTAGCTAATGCTTCTATTGCTGCTGTGGTTCCTGAAACTACACAATTAGAAGGACTGTTAATCACTGCAATTTGTAGCGAAGTTCCTGCTAATAATGGTTGGACTTCATGTTCAGGTAGAGGCACAGCTAACATTGAACCAGGAGGCATAGACTCCATGAGTTGACCTCTGGTTGCAACTAAGGCTAAAGCATCTTCTAAAGTAAAGACTCCGGCTAATGTTGCTGCTACATATTCGCCAATACTATGACCAATCATGGCTACAGGGATGATTCCCCATTTCATCCATAATTTAGCAATGGCATATTCAATTACAAATAATGCAGGTTGGGTAGTAGCTGTTTGAGTTAGTTTGGCTGTGGCGGTGGCAATTTCTGCTACATTGGGATACAAAACATCGCGTAAATTAAAACCTAAATGTGGTTGTAAAATTTCACAACACAAGTCAACTTGTTCTTGGAAATAAGCTTCTGTTTCATAGAGTTCCCGTGCCATATTTACATATTGAGAACCCTGTCCAGAGAACATGAAGACTACAGAACGCGGTTTAATTTTACCGGAATTAGTAAAAACTCGTTTTTTGTCTCTATTATTTAGAGCATTAACAGCATCTTCAATATCACTAACCGCAACGATGCGCCTGTGGTTAAAGCCTACACGACCAATACTTAAAGTATAGGCAACATCAGCTAAATTTACTTCTGGGTTTTGTTGTAAGTAATTAGCTAAATTGAGAGTTGCTGTATCTAAAGCCGAAGCAGTCTTAGCTGATAAAACTAATAATTCTTGGGAGTTTTTCGCTTTGACTTTGGACTTGCTTGTAGTGTGATCCCACTCTTCCAACACTACATGAGCATTTGTCCCACCAAAACCAAAGGCACTGACTCCTGCACGACGGGGAGAACCATTGCGTTCCCATGCAGAAAGTTTAGTGTTGACATAGAAAGGACTATGAGCAAAATCAATCTCCGGGTTAGGTTTTTCAAAGTTGAGGCTAGGCGGTATCTGTTGATGTTTCAGTGCCAAAGCTGTTTTGATAAAACCAGCCACACCTGCGGCTGTGTTCAAATGTCCAACATTAGTTTTGACTGAACCGATAGCACAGTAGCCTGTTTTATCTGTTTTAAGACGAAAGGCTTGAGTCAGTCCAGCCACTTCAATGGGGTCTCCCAATGGAGTACCAGTACCATGCGTTTCTATGTAAGTAATAGTTTCCGGTTCAATTCTGGCATCTCTGTGTGCAGCCGCAATTACTGTAGCTTGACCATCAACACCAGGAGCAGTAAAGCCAACTTTTAAGTTACCATCATTATTGATGGCACTACCTTTGATGGTGGCGTAAATATGATCTCCATCTGCGATCGCCTGTTGTAATGGTTTAAGGACGACAATCCCCACACCATCGCCAGCAACCATACCTTGAGCCGACGCATCAAATGCATGACAATGACCGTCGGGAGAGAAAACCATCCCTTGTTCATATACATAACCAGTCTTTTGCTGTAGGGAAACACCACCAGCTAGCGCTATGTCACATTCTCCCCTTAATAAGCTTTGACAAGCCATGTGGATAGCCACTAAGGAAGTAGAACAGCCTGTTTGCAGATTAATTGCTGGCCCTGTGAGATTCAGTTTATAAGCTACCCGCGTGTTGAGAAAATCTGTACTATTGCCGATAAATGCTTGTAACCATGAGGCTGACTCTACCAAACGACCTTCGGCCAGATCGTCATTCTGTAAAATATTATTTAATAAATAAGTGCTGGGAGCTACACCTCCATAAATACCGATGGTGTAACGATGACTATCTGGTTGATAACCAGCATCTTCTAGCGCTGACCAAGCACACTCTAGGTAAATTCTTTGCTGAGGATCTATAACTTGGGCTTCTCTAGGAGAATAACCAAAGAAAGCAGCATCAAATTCTGCAATTTTAGGAATAATCGCTGCGGCTCTGATATAGTTCGGATTGTTTAATAAGCTAGAATCTACCCCTAAAGCTCTTAACTCCTCATCTGACAATTGAGCAATAGATTCCACTCCATCCCGAAGATTTTGCCAAAATTCATTGATATTGGTAGCACCAGGGAAACGACCAGCCATACCGATAATTGCAATATCTTTGTGCAACTTTGTTGATACTACTGGCTCTATTACGTCAGAGTTAGACTTGTGTTGATTCTCTTGTGCCGTGCTTGGTGTTGAAGCTTGAGTCCGCTCTAATAGACATTG contains the following coding sequences:
- a CDS encoding hybrid non-ribosomal peptide synthetase/type I polyketide synthase: MLNRVSVIIPSYNSANFLPEAIESVLKQTYPVFEIIVVDDGSTDETKQVCDRYPTIKYIYQSNQGLIGARNTGFYASKGEYILFFDSDDCLLPNAVEAGVNCINAYPEAGFVFGNYVFQLMNPDGSYTTEEIYDNQKVAANYENILAGKLKLQVASVLFRRTAVESVGAFDPNSKGGEDYNLFLRVARQFPIHFHGQTVLEYRYNSGNMSGNPTYIINVIRVHSLQWSYIEQSGNKEYAVAYEQGKQAWIKLFIERMPYEIMRYAQAGQWLEALGYLRLILNYDPQLKLIDQEIYKLAYQSLRSQLQKVTIESSLAYWKQQLAGVAPLLSLPTDRPRPAEQNFQGSEQSFVISHELTAALSSLSQQQNVTLFVTLLTAFKSLLYRYTGTEDIVVGSPITGRVNSEIFVNALPLRTDISGKPKFLELLQRVREVALLAQKHQEVPFEILVEELQPQSDLSYSPLFQVLFIIQEDVSLEKIELSSLTACPWVLENNAGKFDLILFLKPTNNGLAGKWVYNTDLFDSNTIERINVHFQNLLESIVANPQKPIYELNILAEKERQKLLFEWNNTQIVYPQDKCIHRWFEEQVERTPDAVAVVFEQQQLTYRQLNSQANRLANYLITLGVKADTFVGICVERSLDMMVGILGILKAGGAYVPLDPKNPQDRLEYILTNAQVQILVTQSALVNIFPVCEQMICLDTDNEKIAQYSDNNPIVSVQSHNIAYIIYTSGSTGKPKGVLVSHYNVVRLFTATESWYHFNERDVWTLFHSFAFDFSVWEIWGALLYGGRVVVVPYLVSRDTEAFYNLLVSEQVTVLNQTPSAFYQLIEADKLAKSRDELSLRFVIFGGEALNLSNLQPWFERHGDQSPQLVNMYGITETTVHVTYRPLTLADAQATSSLIGRPIPDLQVYLLDQYLQPVPIGVWAEMYVGGAGVAQGYWQRDELTKERFIKHPFSDDSHARLYKTGDLARYLSDGSLEYIGRIDNQVKIRGFRIELGEIESALSQHPAINQTVVTVYEDRPGDKRLVAYLVPNQEQQPTINDLRDFLSQQLPDYMIPSAFVMLETLPLTSNGKVDRKALPAPNRKIERQDHTTPTSERSQFLPVSPKPQNEIEKTLTTIWQEVLTIDEIGIDDNFFELGGHSLLIAKLRNKIVEVLGIQISIVDVFQYSTIRSLAQCLLERTQASTPSTAQENQHKSNSDVIEPVVSTKLHKDIAIIGMAGRFPGATNINEFWQNLRDGVESIAQLSDEELRALGVDSSLLNNPNYIRAAAIIPKIAEFDAAFFGYSPREAQVIDPQQRIYLECAWSALEDAGYQPDSHRYTIGIYGGVAPSTYLLNNILQNDDLAEGRLVESASWLQAFIGNSTDFLNTRVAYKLNLTGPAINLQTGCSTSLVAIHMACQSLLRGECDIALAGGVSLQQKTGYVYEQGMVFSPDGHCHAFDASAQGMVAGDGVGIVVLKPLQQAIADGDHIYATIKGSAINNDGNLKVGFTAPGVDGQATVIAAAHRDARIEPETITYIETHGTGTPLGDPIEVAGLTQAFRLKTDKTGYCAIGSVKTNVGHLNTAAGVAGFIKTALALKHQQIPPSLNFEKPNPEIDFAHSPFYVNTKLSAWERNGSPRRAGVSAFGFGGTNAHVVLEEWDHTTSKSKVKAKNSQELLVLSAKTASALDTATLNLANYLQQNPEVNLADVAYTLSIGRVGFNHRRIVAVSDIEDAVNALNNRDKKRVFTNSGKIKPRSVVFMFSGQGSQYVNMARELYETEAYFQEQVDLCCEILQPHLGFNLRDVLYPNVAEIATATAKLTQTATTQPALFVIEYAIAKLWMKWGIIPVAMIGHSIGEYVAATLAGVFTLEDALALVATRGQLMESMPPGSMLAVPLPEHEVQPLLAGTSLQIAVINSPSNCVVSGTTAAIEALAKQLAEKEIEGRFLHTSHAFHSQMMAEILEPFTDKVKQIRLNVPNIPFVSNVTGTWITVEDATNPNYYAQHLRQAVRFADGIKQFFDNPEQILLEVGPGRTLSTLAQRHPDKPKEQITLTSVRHPQDEYSDVSFLLNNLGQMWLAGLEINWSAFYSEQPHYRLPLPTYPFERKRYWVEPSKPTQKIQLSATKALDIFDEAETVSEQLSSQTELIQTPQKQLEKTIINIWQQVLGVDNIGLDDNFFELGGDSLVAVQLLSKLRKNIDLKAYSGLELSLDQLFKTPTIAELLGTLSIAKTDEPASTDSQALTIRPRANRDSALLSYPQQSLWFLHQLEPNRSDYHIFQAVHLTGRLNVEALQQSLDAIVARHEVLRTNYISENGEPIQVISPPRPVELQIIDLQNYPPSEQETAVKEYLNQETQRIFHLSEDLMLRGCLLKIAAEEHILLLVTQHIATDGESMAVISKELKALYTAFCNGESPKLAELPIQYGDFAVWQQEWLQGEVLESLLGYWQKQMVGAPALLPLPTDRPRPAVQTYRGSSHYFTLSHELIQGLSLLSQKEGVTLFMTLLAAFDILLYRYTNSEDIVVGVPFANRNRQEISGLVGFFVNTLAMRTPLSGELSVQELLGRVKEVTLGAYTHSDLPFEKLVAELHPQRDLSYSPLFQVLLVFADNPFLQNQELPGLKLSEYSVEKNTAQFDLTLFLITSKNEEGLRCEWEYNTDLFDSDTISRMAANFEVLLTAIVANPQQAISELPLLTAPEKQKLLVDWNDTQIDYPQDKCLPQLFAEQVERTPNAVAVVFEEQKLTYRELNNRANQLAHYLSKLGVQPDVGVGICVERSLEMVVGLLGILKAGGAYVPLDPAYPKDRLSFMLKNSQAMVLVTTKNLVAELPADETKVVCLDSNWSDINQESHENLVTGVKPENLAYVIHTSGSTGMPKGVAMTQMALCNLILWQLENTTVLGEAKTLQFSPISFDVSFQEMFSTWCSGGTLVLIAEELRRDPLALLNLLNQKAVNRLFLPFVALQQLAEVAVTAKLFPQHLREVITAGEQLQITPAIQEFFTQVTNCTLHNHYGPSESHVVTTFTLDNSVQNWPKLPPIGKAIANTQIYILDSRMQPVPIGVAGELYIGGDCLARGYLNRDDLTSARFIPNPLSNDPNARLYKTGDLCRYLNDGNIEYLGRIDNQVKVRGFRIELGEIEALLSQHPAIAQVSIIVREDIPGDKRLVAYFVPHQEPAPTSSELRHFLQQKLPDYMLPAAFVMLESLPLTPSGKVDRRALPAIDNIRQGTEATFVAPQEELEVRLTKIWEDILNVRPIGIKDNFFELGGHSLLAVRLFAEIEKMCDQKLPLATLFQAQTIEQLAGVLRESGWSAPWSSLVLIKPGEQKPPLFCVHPVGGNILEYQAVARYLDPDQPVYGIQAVGLDGKQQPLRRVEDMAQHYVEAIRSVQPNGPYFLAGYSFGGLVAFEMARQLNAQGQNVAHLALFDRSAPNFVSIRPSLLQCIQIHLNNIWQLEHKDRWNYIKARVLYRSGQVNYKQGLLEGLSELQTLTPQYLNLIDCNEQAAEDYKPQGIYPGNVSLYRCKIQRPQETLSADFGWSNLVAGNVEILDIPGEHYGMLREPRVQILAEILQRCLKQAN